One window of the Rhipicephalus sanguineus isolate Rsan-2018 chromosome 2, BIME_Rsan_1.4, whole genome shotgun sequence genome contains the following:
- the LOC119382869 gene encoding UPF0547 protein C16orf87 homolog, with protein sequence MAKNRMVTKHCPKCEQQVPVACKSCPCGHEFFASRKSRGVSEQNSQRPRRRTERVRKERQSYLTALVLEQRAAAARAKRARRNGNRRGRPPANRSSSHDSGDEGRKLNRPRCGPAKPAKPVEPEMPDEEEEDVFAGCTQERLELYATILADINRKLSSQLFHQQLL encoded by the exons ATGGCCAAAAACAGGATGGTTACGAAACACTGCCCCAAATGTGAACAACAG GTGCCCGTGGCGTGCAAGAGCTGCCCGTGCGGTCACGAGTTCTTCGCGAGCCGCAAGTCGCGCGGCGTCtccgaacaaaacagccagcgtCCCCGGCGGCGCACCGAGCGGGTGCGCAAAGAGCGCCAGAGCTACCTGACCGCGCTGGTGCTCGAGCAGCGTGCCGCCGCGGCCCGGGCCAAGCGCGCGAGACGCAACGGCAACAGGCGCGGACGGCCGCCCGCCAACCGCAGCTCGTCGCACGACTCTGGAGACGAGGGCCGCAAGCTGAACCGGCCGCGGTGCGGGCccgccaagccggccaagcccgTCG AACCTGAAATGccagacgaggaggaagaggacgtgttcgCCGGCTGCACCCAGGAACGCCTCGAGCTGTACGCCACCATCTTGGCCGACATCAATCGCAAACTCAGCTCGCAGCTCTTCCATCAGCAGCTATTATGA
- the LOC119382867 gene encoding 39S ribosomal protein L30, mitochondrial, with protein sequence MMSVALFRPALLSAPRVWSVARTAAASSSSSNSSSTSSDTTSSSQSQAQVRFINGYERTAAAIFKEVRETRQKAATGDWEVPKLFLVERVMPYTGTPHWERNILKLLKLAQSKEDRKARVSRPLGSRTIVKNTPFMCKMLWQVKHLVKVTPITFPDGEPTEVTTGTHLSRDGVFRKVAPLEVQEQQLLEPATYTKRKFETQEIRKVLHRNWNNNLS encoded by the exons ATGATGAGTGTTGCCCTCTTCCGTCCAGCGTTGCTCTCCGCGCCTAGG GTCTGGTCAGTAGCTCGAACAGCAGCagctagcagcagcagcagtaacagcagcagcaccagcagcgaTACTACAAGCAGCAGTCAGTCCCAGGCACAAGTGCGTTTCATCAATGGCTATGAACGGACGGCCGCGGCAATCTTCAAGGAGGTGCGTGAGACGAGGCAAAAGGCAGCCACAGGAGACTGGGAAGTGCCCAAGCTATTCCTGGTGGAACGGGTAATGCCCTACACTGGCACACCACACTGGGAGCGAAACATCCTCAAGCTGCTCAAACTGGCACAGTCCAAGGAAGACCGCAAGGCCCGTGTCTCTAGGCCG CTTGGCAGCCGAACCATAGTGAAGAACACGCCGTTCATGTGCAAGATGCTGTGGCAAGTGAAGCACCTGGTGAAAGTTACTCCCATCACATTTCCGGATGGTGAACCTACAGAGGTGACCACGGGCACCCACCTGAGTCGCGACGGTGTCTTCCGCAAGGTGGCGCCCCTGGAGGTGCAGGAACAACAGCTGCTCGAGCCAGCGACATACACAAAGCGAAAGTTTGAAACCCAAGAAATAAGGAAAGTGCTACATAGGAATTGGAACAACAATTTGAGTTGA